A window of Bacteroidota bacterium genomic DNA:
GTCCAGAGCCGCTGTCCTTGTTTCATGCAAGATCCGATGCAGGTGTGATTTTCCCACAACGAATGAGCCAAGGTAGGAATTTTGAAGGATTCGAGAATCAGCTCCGTTCAGCAATTCGTCGACTAGGCCTTGAAATATTCCCTCAACGCCTTTCCAATAGCCTCAGCCAACAAAGGCGGAACAGCATTTCCGATCTGCTTGAAAGCCGCTGTCCTGCCGCCTTCGAAAAAATAATCGTCTGGAAAAGATTGAATGCGTGCGGCCTCCCGGACAGATATGGAACGATTCTGCTCAGGATCGGGATGAATGAAATGGTGACCATCCTTGGAAATGTGGGCCACCAAGGTATGCGATTTTCCATTGGGGTTGACGACTTTGAAACGGTCCGAAAAGTCTTCTTGGTTTTGGTGTGACCGAAGATCTTCAGGCAATTCAGAATATTTGAGCCGATTACCTTCGTTTTGCAACTGTAAAGCGGCGATCCGGTAAATCTCCAAATCCCGTGGATGGTGCGGTCGCGTAATGTGTTGGCTCACAAACGAGATTCCGTTCCGGATTCCTGATTGCTTCAGATATTTGGTGGGTCGGCCAGCATAGGGAAGTATAGAGATTGCATCGCCTGCTTTCAGAAACGGCAAGTCTGAAAAAAGATCGCTACCCACCTGAAACGAATTTTCGGTCGGATTCGGCCATGCAAATTCAAACGTTGTAGCCATTCGCTTGCCAACAAGGATCACCCGTTTGCGTTCTTGCAATACGCCAAAATCAGCTGCATTTAATACTTTGAAGTCCAAGGAATAGCCGCAATATTTGAACAAAGCCTGCATTTCCTCGAAATAAGACCGGTTCCCAGCCGACAAAAGTCCCGAGACATTTTCAAAGACAAAAAATTCTGGCTGATAGCGGCGCAGAACTTCACCGTAGTACTGATACAAATAGTTTCGACGGTCATTTTGCATTCCCTGTGGGTCTCGCGCCCTACCGACCACCGAATAAGCCTGACAAGGCGGACCGCCAACAATCACATGTACCTTTCGCCAAGCGACCAATTCATCGATTCTTTTGAAAATGTCCCCCATTGTGTCCCACGAAATTTGAGCATGGATCACCTGAGAAAGTGCATCCTGATTCACCTCGGAATAAAGTTGCGCTTGGCTGATTTCGTTCCGAAGGTAGCGTTCGTACAGCTGCATTCCCTTTTTGGTCGACCGCAATTCGTGAAAGGCAACGCGCGTACGCAAGGTCGCGCATGCGTTCGCGTCCATGTCCACATGTGCGAGTGGTCGGAAACCCGCACGTACGAACCCTTCCGAAAATCCGCCAGCTCCGGCAAACAAGTCAATGAAATTCAGTTGCATCATTCTGCACAGGCATAAAGATTCCAGCGTATGCCCGTTCGGGCATCCGTCAAACAAGAAAATTGGACCAAATCAATTGCCATTGTGACCCCAAAACCTCTGACGGAAGCCATCCGGATAGGGTCAATGACAACGATCCAAACCTACGCCATGCATCAACAAATTGCTATATCCAGAAATGATAGAAAAACATATCCAATTCTGATATATGTGCCCTTTCTACGCGTTCAAGATGGTTTTTGCCCCCCCCCTACCAATTCTCCAAAATCCTCCGTAAATTCACTCAACACAAGTTAAAACGCGTTCTTTATGGCAAGAGTACATCCACTGCATCCGATTTCGGGAACCATTGGCGACATCACCTACGTGCGCCGAGGCAAAAAAACCTACGCCCGTGGGAAAATTTGGGCACACAACAAGGCGGCAGAGCCCAGGCAAAGGGAAAATCGACAGTCATTCGGAGGGGCAAGCAAAGTCGCTTGCGAAGTGTACACCCCCCTCACGGCCGGCTGCAAGAAGCTTTTTCGGTCCTACAGTCACAACCTTATCGCGACCAAGCTCCGCGCCCATGCCGAACGCACCGAACGGGCGGTGACCCATTATTCCTTCCGCGCAGCCCACGCTGCTTTGGCCAACCTCGACCTGAGTCCTGCCGAAAGTCCGTCGGCTTGCCTGAACATCACCCGCATCGGCTGCCACCACAACCCCGAAGCCATCCGGCTGACCGGCCTCCCCGAAGCGGCAAGGTTTGTCGCGAATTCCGACGAAGGTCTATTGGGCAATGCCCACCTCCAAATGCGTTTGTGGATCAGGCAGGTGCCCTTCCACGAATTTACCTTCGACAAATCCGACAAGGTTTGGCGCAGAACCTTTCCCGAAGCCCAAGGTCACGGGCAGGTCACCAGAAGCGGTTGGATTCCCACCGACATTCTGCCCGAGGAAGGTCTGACATTGACCCTGAATAAGCATCCGGAAACCCTCGCAGGCCAACATGTTCCGCCCATGCTCACATTTGTCGTGATCGAATGGCGGGAAGTGCGTGCGGTCGGCGACAAAGTTTTTAAAAAACCGGCACTCGCCATCGTCAAACTTGCAGCCATGCACTACAGCACCGAAATGGCCGCAGAAATTGCCCAATTCGAAGCGCGTATCTCCCAAAAGCCAAAGCAGCCGCGTGCCTATGACCTCCTGCAGGCAGCGCAATCAGATCCCAAGGCCTTCCTGACCCAATCCCTCGCGGGACTGATGGC
This region includes:
- a CDS encoding DNA cytosine methyltransferase, coding for MMQLNFIDLFAGAGGFSEGFVRAGFRPLAHVDMDANACATLRTRVAFHELRSTKKGMQLYERYLRNEISQAQLYSEVNQDALSQVIHAQISWDTMGDIFKRIDELVAWRKVHVIVGGPPCQAYSVVGRARDPQGMQNDRRNYLYQYYGEVLRRYQPEFFVFENVSGLLSAGNRSYFEEMQALFKYCGYSLDFKVLNAADFGVLQERKRVILVGKRMATTFEFAWPNPTENSFQVGSDLFSDLPFLKAGDAISILPYAGRPTKYLKQSGIRNGISFVSQHITRPHHPRDLEIYRIAALQLQNEGNRLKYSELPEDLRSHQNQEDFSDRFKVVNPNGKSHTLVAHISKDGHHFIHPDPEQNRSISVREAARIQSFPDDYFFEGGRTAAFKQIGNAVPPLLAEAIGKALREYFKA